In the genome of Pogona vitticeps strain Pit_001003342236 chromosome 13, PviZW2.1, whole genome shotgun sequence, one region contains:
- the GPR146 gene encoding G-protein coupled receptor 146, translated as MWSCEAFNDTKNIEGQHLCHDFHLVLSIFSLLYLIICFPIGLCYNTLLVLVNLYNKATMTMPDVYFVNIAIAGLIINTIAPMYLLGPANTKWAIWSFNNEVYITLLILFNVSSLVIMYSTTLLSLDYYIERALPRTYMSSVYNTKHVCGFIWGGAMLTSFSSLLFYVCNHVSTKIIECSKMQNKEAADAIMVFIGYIVPAVAVVYALVLILRIRKEATPLDQDTGRLDPSVHRLLIATVCTQFTLWTPYYITLLVNTLTSMQGKVMDENYTRVLHFTKGLSKFLAFSSSFVMPLLYRYINKNFPNKLRRLLKKLHCGNQGCSHERTVVQQVIT; from the coding sequence ATGTGGAGCTGTGAAGCTTTCAATGATACCAAAAACATAGAGGGCCAGCATCTCTGCCATGATTTTCATCTTGTACTTTCCATTTTTTCATTGCTCTACCTCATCATCTGCTTCCCTATTGGCCTTTGCTACAATACTCTTCTGGTCCTAGTTAACCTATACAACAAAGCTACTATGACCATGCCTGATGTATACTTTGTCAACATCGCAATTGCTGGCCTCATCATCAATACCATTGCACCAATGTACCTTTTGGGACCTGCCAATACAAAATGGGCCATCTGGAGTTTCAACAATGAAGTCTATATTACCTTGCTGATCTTATTCAATGTGTCATCTTTGGTGATCATGTACTCCACTACGCTGCTCAGTTTGGACTACTACATTGAACGTGCTTTACCAAGAACTTATATGTCTAGTGTATACAACACAAAGCACGTGTGTGGATTTATATGGGGAGGAGCTATGCTAACTAGTTTTTCATCTCTTCTATTCTATGTCTGCAATCACGTATCCACTAAAATAATTGAATGCTCCAAAATGCAGAACAAAGAAGCAGCTGATGCCATTATGGTTTTTATTGGATACATTGTACCTGCTGTTGCCGTGGTATATGCACTTGTGTTGATTCTGCGAATACGCAAGGAGGCAACACCACTGGACCAAGACACTGGAAGACTTGATCCATCAGTGCACAGACTTTTGATTGCGACAGTTTGTACACAATTCACATTATGGACCCCATATTACATAACTCTTCTCGTAAACACACTAACGagcatgcaaggaaaagtcatggaTGAAAATTACACCCGAGTATTACATTTTACTAAGGGTCTGTCAAAATTCTTGGCTTTTTCCAGCAGTTTTGTCATGCCTCTACTTTACCGATATATCAACAAAAACTTTCCAAACAAATTGCGAAGGCTGCTTAAAAAACTGCACTGTGGAAATCAAGGATGTTCTCATGAACGCACAGTTGTTCAGCAAGTCATAACGTAG